In Amaranthus tricolor cultivar Red isolate AtriRed21 chromosome 5, ASM2621246v1, whole genome shotgun sequence, a genomic segment contains:
- the LOC130812763 gene encoding probable anion transporter 4, chloroplastic isoform X1, which yields MGNSGPVSLTQNAPAYVLSLPPPLTFASRYQTMDTTSFLCNSKSRFRTISPSQNPNFLFFHNHSLSSQITYVSFTNQLILPSFAGIHSPISPTFKFRHEFPKLLSRKSRFSSGDSQSFVDGKSEEIESPSFVEFLTSERVKVVMMLALALALCNADRVVMSVAIVPLSLSNGWSQAFAGVVQSSFLWGYLVSPIAGGALVDYYGGKTVMGWGVALWSFATFLTPWAAEKSLWALLAIRATLGIAEGVALPSMNNMISKWFPRAERAKAVGIAMAGFQLGSAIGLVLSPILMSNAGVFGPFVIFGLSGFLWVVVWLSATSSIPERSPQISSYELNYILSERQKPHPSNAGKTHKAFVIPPFRRMLSKLPTWSLMVANAMHSWGFFVILSWMPVYFKSVYHVDLSHAAWFSAVPWTMMALLGYFAGAWSDMLIQRGLSVTLTRKIMQSIGFFGPGIALVGLTTASSPMIASAWLTLAVGLKSFTHSGFLVNIQEIAPQYIGVLHGLATTAGTSAAILGTIGAGFFVEWFGSFRGFLWLTSCLYFLSALFWNLFSTGELVDFDASSYITRLRNITGEFLFHVAVLNASCNLAVGRSYMS from the exons ATGGGAAACAGTGGACCAGTGTCACTAACTCAGAATGCACCCGCCTACGTTCTGTCCCTTCCTCCTCCACTAACTTTTGCATCCAGGTATCAAACCATGGACACAACCTCCTTCTTATGCAATTCCAAATCTCGCTTTCGCACAATTTCCCCttctcaaaaccctaatttcctTTTCTTCCATAACCATTCTCTCTCTTCTCAAATTACTTATGTTTCCTTCACCAATCAATTGATTCTTCCCTCCTTTGCCGGTATTCATTCTCCGATTTCGCCGACTTTCAAATTCCGACATGAATTCCCGAAATTACTTTCCAGAAAATCTAGGTTTTCTTCCGGAGATTCGCAGTCGTTTGTTGATGGAAAAAGTGAAGAAATTGAGTCGCCGAGTTTTGTGGAGTTTTTGACCTCTGAAAGAGTAAAAGTAGTGATGATGCTTGCTTTAGCTCTCGCTCTTTGCAATGCTGATCGTGTTGTTATGTCGGTCGCCATTGTTCCTCTTTCTCTATCAAATGGTTGGAGTCAAGCTTTCGCTGGCGTTGTTCAG TCATCTTTTTTGTGGGGATACCTTGTATCACCAATTGCTGGTGGAGCTCTAGTGGATTACTATGGGGGAAAGACTGTTATGGGATGGGGTGTTGCTTTGTGGTCTTTTGCTACTTTTCTTACTCCGTGGGCAGCTGAAAAGTCTCTTTGGGCTCTGCTTGCCATTCGAGCTACACTTGGAATTGCAGAAGGTGTAGCTCTTCCTTCAATGAACAACATGATATCAAA ATGGTTTCCTCGAGCAGAACGAGCAAAAGCTGTTGGTATAGCAATGGCTGGGTTTCAGCTTGGAAGTGCTATTGGACTAGTACTTTCTCCCATTCTCATGTCTAATGCTGGTGTTTTTGGACCATTTGTGATATTTGGATTATCCGGATTTCTCTGGGTTGTGGTTTGGCTGTCTGCAACTTCCAGTATTCCAGAGAGAAGCCCACAGATTTCTAGTTACGAATTAAATTACATACTGTCTGAGAGGCAAAAACCTCATCCATCCAATGCTGGGAAGACACACAAAGCTTTTGTGATCCCACCTTTTAGGCGAATGCTCTCTAAGCTTCCTACATGGTCACTTATGGTTGCCAATGCCATGCATAGTTGG GGATTCTTTGTTATTCTGTCATGGATGCCTGTATACTTTAAGAGC GTATATCATGTTGATCTTAGTCATGCGGCTTGGTTTAGCGCTGTTCCCTGGACCATGATGGCCCTTTTGGGATATTTCGCAGGTGCTTGGTCAGATATGTTAATCCAGCGTGGTTTAAGTGTCACTTTGACCCGAAAAATCATGCAG TCAATAGGGTTTTTTGGTCCTGGCATTGCTCTTGTTGGCCTTACTACAGCTTCAAGCCCAATGATAGCTTCTGCTTGGCTTACATTAGCTGTTGGACTAAAGTCATTCACTCATTCTGGTTTTCTTGTCAATATACAG GAAATTGCTCCTCAATATATTGGCGTCCTACATG GACTGGCTACTACAGCTGGAACTTCAGCAGCGATTCTAGGGACAATTGGGGCTGGattttttgttgaatggttTGGATCTTTCAGAGGATTTTTGTGGCTGACATCATGCTTGTATTTCTTGTCTGCTTTGTTCTGGAATCTATTTTCAACTGGAGAGCTGGTAGATTTTGACGCATCCA
- the LOC130812763 gene encoding probable anion transporter 4, chloroplastic isoform X2, with amino-acid sequence MGNSGPVSLTQNAPAYVLSLPPPLTFASRYQTMDTTSFLCNSKSRFRTISPSQNPNFLFFHNHSLSSQITYVSFTNQLILPSFAGIHSPISPTFKFRHEFPKLLSRKSRFSSGDSQSFVDGKSEEIESPSFVEFLTSERVKVVMMLALALALCNADRVVMSVAIVPLSLSNGWSQAFAGVVQSSFLWGYLVSPIAGGALVDYYGGKTVMGWGVALWSFATFLTPWAAEKSLWALLAIRATLGIAEGVALPSMNNMISKWFPRAERAKAVGIAMAGFQLGSAIGLVLSPILMSNAGVFGPFVIFGLSGFLWVVVWLSATSSIPERSPQISSYELNYILSERQKPHPSNAGKTHKAFVIPPFRRMLSKLPTWSLMVANAMHSWGFFVILSWMPVYFKSVYHVDLSHAAWFSAVPWTMMALLGYFAGAWSDMLIQRGLSVTLTRKIMQSIGFFGPGIALVGLTTASSPMIASAWLTLAVGLKSFTHSGFLVNIQEIAPQYIGVLHGLATTAGTSAAILGTIGAGFFVEWFGSFRGFLWLTSCLYFLSALFWNLFSTGELVDFDASSL; translated from the exons ATGGGAAACAGTGGACCAGTGTCACTAACTCAGAATGCACCCGCCTACGTTCTGTCCCTTCCTCCTCCACTAACTTTTGCATCCAGGTATCAAACCATGGACACAACCTCCTTCTTATGCAATTCCAAATCTCGCTTTCGCACAATTTCCCCttctcaaaaccctaatttcctTTTCTTCCATAACCATTCTCTCTCTTCTCAAATTACTTATGTTTCCTTCACCAATCAATTGATTCTTCCCTCCTTTGCCGGTATTCATTCTCCGATTTCGCCGACTTTCAAATTCCGACATGAATTCCCGAAATTACTTTCCAGAAAATCTAGGTTTTCTTCCGGAGATTCGCAGTCGTTTGTTGATGGAAAAAGTGAAGAAATTGAGTCGCCGAGTTTTGTGGAGTTTTTGACCTCTGAAAGAGTAAAAGTAGTGATGATGCTTGCTTTAGCTCTCGCTCTTTGCAATGCTGATCGTGTTGTTATGTCGGTCGCCATTGTTCCTCTTTCTCTATCAAATGGTTGGAGTCAAGCTTTCGCTGGCGTTGTTCAG TCATCTTTTTTGTGGGGATACCTTGTATCACCAATTGCTGGTGGAGCTCTAGTGGATTACTATGGGGGAAAGACTGTTATGGGATGGGGTGTTGCTTTGTGGTCTTTTGCTACTTTTCTTACTCCGTGGGCAGCTGAAAAGTCTCTTTGGGCTCTGCTTGCCATTCGAGCTACACTTGGAATTGCAGAAGGTGTAGCTCTTCCTTCAATGAACAACATGATATCAAA ATGGTTTCCTCGAGCAGAACGAGCAAAAGCTGTTGGTATAGCAATGGCTGGGTTTCAGCTTGGAAGTGCTATTGGACTAGTACTTTCTCCCATTCTCATGTCTAATGCTGGTGTTTTTGGACCATTTGTGATATTTGGATTATCCGGATTTCTCTGGGTTGTGGTTTGGCTGTCTGCAACTTCCAGTATTCCAGAGAGAAGCCCACAGATTTCTAGTTACGAATTAAATTACATACTGTCTGAGAGGCAAAAACCTCATCCATCCAATGCTGGGAAGACACACAAAGCTTTTGTGATCCCACCTTTTAGGCGAATGCTCTCTAAGCTTCCTACATGGTCACTTATGGTTGCCAATGCCATGCATAGTTGG GGATTCTTTGTTATTCTGTCATGGATGCCTGTATACTTTAAGAGC GTATATCATGTTGATCTTAGTCATGCGGCTTGGTTTAGCGCTGTTCCCTGGACCATGATGGCCCTTTTGGGATATTTCGCAGGTGCTTGGTCAGATATGTTAATCCAGCGTGGTTTAAGTGTCACTTTGACCCGAAAAATCATGCAG TCAATAGGGTTTTTTGGTCCTGGCATTGCTCTTGTTGGCCTTACTACAGCTTCAAGCCCAATGATAGCTTCTGCTTGGCTTACATTAGCTGTTGGACTAAAGTCATTCACTCATTCTGGTTTTCTTGTCAATATACAG GAAATTGCTCCTCAATATATTGGCGTCCTACATG GACTGGCTACTACAGCTGGAACTTCAGCAGCGATTCTAGGGACAATTGGGGCTGGattttttgttgaatggttTGGATCTTTCAGAGGATTTTTGTGGCTGACATCATGCTTGTATTTCTTGTCTGCTTTGTTCTGGAATCTATTTTCAACTGGAGAGCTGGTAGATTTTGACGCATCCA